In Salminus brasiliensis chromosome 24, fSalBra1.hap2, whole genome shotgun sequence, one genomic interval encodes:
- the LOC140547196 gene encoding histone H3-like codes for MSGAEFNAMARTKQTARKSTGGKAPRKQLATKAARKSAPATGGVKKPHRYRPGTVALREIRRYQKSTELLIRKLPFQRLVREIAQDFKTDLRFQSSAVMALQEASEAYLVGLFEDTNLCAIHAKRVTIMPKDIQLARRIRGERA; via the exons ATGAGCG gagcagagttcaacgcgatggcaagaaccaagcagACCGCTCGTAAGTCCACCGGTGGCAAGGCCCCGAGGAAGCAGCTCGCCACCAAGGCTGCCCGCAAGAGCGCCCCAGCCACCGGCGGCGTGAAAAAGCCTCACCGTTACAGGCCCGGCACCGTGGCTCTGAGGGAGATCCGCCGCTACCAGAAATCTACTGAGCTGCTGATCCGTAAGCTGCCCTTCCAGCGGCTAGTGCGTGAGATCGCGCAGGACTTCAAGACTGATCTCCGCTTCCAGAGCTCCGCCGTCATGGCCCTGCAGGAGGCTAGCGAGGCGTACTTGGTGGGTCTGTTTGAAGATactaacctgtgcgctatccacgccaagagagtcaccatcatgcctaaagacatccagctggcccgccgtattcgcggagagcgcgcttaa